In Chryseobacterium sp. C-71, the genomic window TGATAATGATATTGGAAAGCTTTTCCGTTAAAGATTCCTCGTCTTTATCAACGCTTATTTTGACTGTTGTTTTATTGGCTTCATCATCTTTCTTTGTAAAAGTTCTTGAAAATTCCGTGAAGTCTTTGTAATCTAAATACTCACTCAGTTTATTCAAGATTAAAGTTTCTATACCCGTTTCTTCTTTTATTCCCGTAATAAATGAATCATGGTATCTCGAAAGTGTTTTCACAGATATTATAAAACCCAACTTCCTTTCAATATCATCAGAAAGATCTGTCGCCCATCCGTTCTTTGTATCCTTTTCAGATTTAGATTTAATCTTTTGAAATACTTCATGAATTAGTAGTTTTCTTTTGGACATAATTAGTTTTTAAGAGCATTACAAAATAGGTGATTTTCAATCATAATTCATTACGGTTTTCCATAATCAAATCCTGTCCATTTATTGTCCATCGATGTCTATGTTTTGTCTAACACTGGCGTTACCTTTTGTTGCAAATTTGCTAAAGAAATCAGTGATAAACAAACAATTACAAAAAACAAATTTACAAAACTGATTTCAAAATCACCTGATAAAACGGAAGAAAACTCCGGGTTGGGAAGCAGATGTTTCTCTTCCGTTTTTGAAGGTTCACTTCCCAAAAAATTTAGAAGCGCTTCAATTTTTTTAAACGTGTAACACTGTCTGCGATCTGTTTCGCAGGGAAGAACACGAATGCTTTAACAATAAATTTTTTGACAAAATGATTCAAATACTTTTAATGCTACTTGGCTTAGCATTCGGAAACAATAACGGAAATGCAACATGCAATAATAATAACGGAGGAACAGTGACAACGCAGGATTCCGGAGGAACAGGTTTTGATCCGGGAACGGGAACTGGTGATGATGGAGAGCCTGTAACAGGAAACTCCGGACAATTACCTCCACCTCCAAGACCATAATTTATAATATTTAATTAAAGGGCAGATTGTACATCTGTCCTTTTTTATTATTTTGCATTAAAAACTAAATATCATGAAGTATTCCTTAATAGCATTTATTCTCTTGATGATTATATTTTCTTGTAATAGAAATAAAATAGAGTCTAACGTCGGTGACTTTAATTATCAAAAAGCAAAAAAATTTAGGGACTCTGGAGTAACTGATTCAGCTTTTTATTACTATAACATTGCTAAAAGTAATTATATAAAAACTAATGACTCTTTAAATGTTGGAAAATCTTTAGTCAACATGGCAATAATTCAGACAAAAAATGGGGACTTTTTTGGAGGAATTGAATCATCATTAGAGGCTAACAATTTTCTTAAAAGAGAAAAAGATAGTACAACCAGAAGTACACTAGCCACAAACTATAATAATATTGCCCTCTCATTTAATTTTCTCAGAAATTTTGAAAAATCTTTAGAATTTTATTTTAAAACTTTAAAATATATTGATAATGAGGAAGCGAAATTTCTATGTTATAACAATATTGGCGATGTATTAATAACTCAACAGAAATACAAATTAGCTGAAAAATATTTAGAAAAAGCAGTTGTCAGTAAGGACAGTATTTACTATTCAAAAGCACTAAACAATCTTGCAAAATCAAAATATCTTGACAATGAAAATTACAATCCCTTGCCTCAACTACATAAAGCACTGAAAATCAGAATTAAAAAAAATGATTTAGAAGGTCTAAATTCAAGTTATGAAACATTATCTGAATACTTTATAAAAAAAGACAGCGATAGTTCGTTATATTTTGCCAAAAAAATGCTTGAAACAGCAAATAATATAAAAATCCCAAGTAATCAAATATTAGCTTTAAGAAAAATAATAGAGTTAGATTCCCACAATTATCTTATAAACTTTAAAAAATACAATTCTATTATCAGTACACTTCAAACAACTAGAAACAAAGCTAAAAATCAATTTGCTATCATCCGTTATGATGTAGAAAAGCTAAAGACTGAGAAAGCTGAGAAAGAGGTTGAAGTTTTACAAAGAAATATTGGAATAATTGCTTTATTATTCACCTTAATTGCTGGTGCTTTTTATTACAAAAAACATAAACAGAGAATGTTATTGGAATCTGAAAACCGCTTACAAGAACAACAAATAAGAACATCCAAAAAAGTACATGATAAAGTAGCCAATAAGGTTTATCATGTAATGTCGGAAGTGGAAAATACTGAGAATATGAATAAAGAAGTTTTGCTTTATAAACTTGATGGAATTTATCAGATTTCGCGCGATATATCCTATGAAAAAAATGATGTTGCTCTTGAGCATAATTTCTCACAGCACTTATCTCAAATGCTAAAATCTTACTCCTCAGAAACAATTAAAGTTCCGATTATAGGCAATGAAGAATCTTTATGGGAAGACATTCCGGACAATTCTAAAGTTGAAATTTTTTATATTTTACAGGAACTCATGACCAATATGAAAAAACACAGCAAAGCCGATAAAGTTCTTCTTGATTTTTCACGGGAAAATGGACTGATCAACATTTCATATTCTGATAATGGCGTAGGAATTTCAACACATTCTCCTAAAAATGGTTTGCAAAATACGGAATCCCGTATAAATTCTATTGGCGGAACAATTAATTTTGACACGAAGACAGAAAGTGGTTTAAAAATAAACCTGTCATTTCCAGTAAAAAATTAACAATATGTTTAAAAAAGCACTAATAGCAGAAGATTTCGAAAGTTACAACTCATCCGTTCAGAAAGCTCTTGAAGAATTAAAAATTGAGATCATAGACAATGTTCAGTATTGTGATGATGCATTTATGAAGATCAAAAAAAGCATCCGTGAGAAAAACCCTTATGATCTGCTTATTACCGACCTTTCGTTTGTCAAAGACCACCGAAAGCAGAATATCAACGATGGTCGAGAACTCATCAATACTATTAAAGGTGAACAATCCGCTATAAAAATCATTGTTTTCTCAATAGAAGATCGTGCTGAAATAGTAGACGATCTTTTCAAGACACATGAAATCAATGGTTTCGTATCAAAAGGGCGTGAAGATCTTAAAGAATTGAAACGGGCAACAAAAGCCATTTATAATAATGAAAAATATATTTCAACCAATGTCAAAAATTCAATAAAAACCAAAAACTCTTATGATTTTACAAGATTTGAGATCACTCTGGTAAAGCTGCTATCAGAAGGTATGATGCAAAAAAACATTCCCGATTATTTAAAGGAAAACAATATTAAGCCATCAAGTTTAAGCAGTGTGGAAAAAGCTCTCAATAATATGAAAGAATCTTTGGAAATAAGTAGTAACGAGCAACTCGTTGCTCTTTGTAAAGATTGGGGAATTATTTAGAATTAAAAAAATATTTATTAAAAACCTTTCATTTTTTTGAAAGGTTTTTTCATTTTATGGTTTCCCGTAAGGATTGGTTTTAAAAGGGTTATACATTTGGAGTATTAAAAACAATGTAAAAAATATTTATTATGAATGTAAAACACACACCAACAGCAATCGTTCACAAAGGACAAAAAGGAGGAACAACAGGATGCGGAACCGATACAACAGTTCATTCTGACCATTGGACAAATACCTCTGATAAAATAACATGCGATAAAAACGGCTGTAAAAACTAAAATCATGGGAAAATTTGTAATCACTCAAAGAGTAAACAAAGAATATCAATTCAACTTAAAAGCCAACAACGGAGAAATTATTTTAATGAGTGAAGGCTACGTACAGAAATCATCTTGCCAGAAAGGAATAGAATCTGTAAAAATCAATTCTCAAAACGATGCGAGATATGAGAGAAGGGTTACAGTTAACAGCAAAGATTATTTTGTTTTGAAAGCTGGAAACGGAGAAATTATTGGTAAGAGCCAATATTACAGTTCGAAAGCTTCAATGGAAGTTGGCATTTCCTCAGTTAAATCCAATGCTCCTTCAGCAGAAACAGTTGATGAGACAATTTAAAAATTAAAACTATGGATCTTAAAATTAAACTTGAGCAATTACATCAAAAGGTTGTTGGCTTAAAAGACCAGATCGGAACAGAAGAAGCTACAAAAAACGCTTTTGTAATGCCTTTTATTCAGATTTTGGGATATGATATTTTCAATCCGACAGAAGTAATTCCGGAACATATTTGTGACATCGGAACCAAAAAAGGTGAAAAAATAGATTATATCATTCGAAAAAATGATGAGCCCATTCTTATTATAGAATGCAAACACTGGAAAGAAAGTGCAGATGCCCATAATTCTCAGCTTCATCGCTATTTTCATGTTTCAAAATCAAGATTCGGAGTTCTTACCAACGGAATTATCTACAATTTCTACACTGATCTTGAAAAGCCAAATATTATGGACGAAAAGCCTTTTTTCACCATCAATATTGAAGATATTAAAGACAGTTCGATAAAAATACTGGAGAGTTTCACCAAGAAAGATTACAATCTTGAAAGTATTTTAGACTCTGCAGAAGCTTTGAAATACATCAGAGCCATCAGAAAAGAATTTGAGAAAGAAATAGAAAATCCATCCGATGAAATTGTAAAGCTTTTAGTGAATCGTTTTTTTGAAAAACCTTTAACCGCAAACCGAATGATTGCTTTTAAGGAATATACTAAAAAGGCATTAGCGACATCAATCAACGAATCCATAAGTTTCAGATTAAAATCTGCTCTAAGCATCAACGAACAAATTGAAAAACAGGAAGAAAAAGTAATCAACTCCACATTGATTGACGATAATAATGATTCGAAAATTGCCACAACAGAGGAAGAACTCGAAGGATTCCAAATTGTAAAAGCCATATTGAGAGAAAAAATTCCTTCTGAAAGAATTGCTTACAGAGACACATTGTCATATTTCGGGATTTTATTGGATGACAACAACAGAAAACCACTTTGCAGACTGCATTTCAATACTGCAAACAAATATCTCGAAACGTTTCATAACGGAAAAGATGCCGGAGAAAAGATTTTGCTGAATAGTTTAGATGAGATTTATAATTTCAGAAATCAGCTTCATTTGACATTAGAAAATTATTCTTAAATTAAATAATAATCACCATGAAAAAACTACTACTCACAAGCCTTTTAGGTTTAGGCTTATTATTACCTGCAACTTTCTCAGCATCAACAAATTCTTCAACCTCAAAAACTGAAATTTCAGCTCAAAAACAAAAGAAGAAGAAAAGAAAAGCAAGAAAATCAAAATCAACAGCGAATAGAGGTTGTACTTACAATGGACATACGCTGTATGTAGGAAAAAGAGGTGGCTGCTATTACATGGCGGGAAGAAGCAGAGAATATGTAGACAGATCATACTGTTCAGGCTGTAACTAATTCACAATAAAAGTCCGGCAAAATTATAAAACTAATAATATGAAATACCTCATCATTATAGCTTCATTATGCTGTTTTATCGGCATTATCGATCTACCGATTGGCTATTACACTTTTCTTCGGATCATCGTTTCGTTCATGTCATTCGTGATTATTGTAAATGAGTTTAAAACCAGAAGATTTTGGTTCATCACTTTTGTTTTGATCTTCATTCTTTTCAACCCGATTTACCTTTATTTAAAGCCTATTTGG contains:
- a CDS encoding type I restriction endonuclease; this encodes MDLKIKLEQLHQKVVGLKDQIGTEEATKNAFVMPFIQILGYDIFNPTEVIPEHICDIGTKKGEKIDYIIRKNDEPILIIECKHWKESADAHNSQLHRYFHVSKSRFGVLTNGIIYNFYTDLEKPNIMDEKPFFTINIEDIKDSSIKILESFTKKDYNLESILDSAEALKYIRAIRKEFEKEIENPSDEIVKLLVNRFFEKPLTANRMIAFKEYTKKALATSINESISFRLKSALSINEQIEKQEEKVINSTLIDDNNDSKIATTEEELEGFQIVKAILREKIPSERIAYRDTLSYFGILLDDNNRKPLCRLHFNTANKYLETFHNGKDAGEKILLNSLDEIYNFRNQLHLTLENYS
- a CDS encoding YegP family protein, translated to MGKFVITQRVNKEYQFNLKANNGEIILMSEGYVQKSSCQKGIESVKINSQNDARYERRVTVNSKDYFVLKAGNGEIIGKSQYYSSKASMEVGISSVKSNAPSAETVDETI
- a CDS encoding DUF6804 family protein translates to MKYLIIIASLCCFIGIIDLPIGYYTFLRIIVSFMSFVIIVNEFKTRRFWFITFVLIFILFNPIYLYLKPIWIFIDCIVGLLLLYYFYSLIPRKKIKEPETIDIQHQEIPRTRDRIIK
- a CDS encoding response regulator: MFKKALIAEDFESYNSSVQKALEELKIEIIDNVQYCDDAFMKIKKSIREKNPYDLLITDLSFVKDHRKQNINDGRELINTIKGEQSAIKIIVFSIEDRAEIVDDLFKTHEINGFVSKGREDLKELKRATKAIYNNEKYISTNVKNSIKTKNSYDFTRFEITLVKLLSEGMMQKNIPDYLKENNIKPSSLSSVEKALNNMKESLEISSNEQLVALCKDWGII